A single region of the Raphanus sativus cultivar WK10039 chromosome 1, ASM80110v3, whole genome shotgun sequence genome encodes:
- the LOC108823436 gene encoding 3-ketoacyl-CoA synthase 2: MNENHIQSEQTTNNNNSPVTTVDITNQNLPNFLLSVRLKYVKLGYHYLISNAIYILLLPVLFAATSSFKLSDLTLLFNHLLHFHLLPSTLFAALLIFLTTLYFTTRPRKVFLLDFACYKPDPSLICTRETFMDRSQKVGIFTEDNLAFQQKILERSGLGQNTYFPEALLRVPPNPCMSEARKEAETVMFGAIDAVLEKTGVKPKDIGILVVNCSLFNPTPSLSAMIVNKYKLRGNILSYNLGGMGCSAGLISIDLAKQLLQVQANSYALVVSTENITLNWYLGNDRSMLLSNCIFRMGGAAVLLSNRSSDRRRSKYQLIHTVRTHKGADDNAFNCVYQREDNNDNNKIGVSLSKNLMAIAGEALKTNITTLGPLVLPMSEQLLFFMTLVARKVFKAKKIKPYIPDFKLAFEHFCIHAGGRAVLDEIEKNLDLSEWHMEPSRMTLNRFGNTSSSSLWYELAYSEAKGRIKRGDRTWQIAFGSGFKCNSAVWKALRSVDPSKEKKTNPWVDEIHEFPVQVPRVSLVSSSSSES; encoded by the exons ATGAATGAGAATCACATTCAAAGTGAGCAGACAACAAACAATAACAATTCACCAGTTACCACCGTTGATATAACAAACCAAAACCTCCCAAACTTCCTCTTATCGGTACGCCTCAAATACGTTAAACTCGGTTACCACTACTTAATCTCAAACGCCATCTACATCCTCCTCCTCCCCGTGCTCTTTGCTGCAACCTCATCCTTCAAACTCTCCGATCTCACTCTCTTATTTAACCACCTCCTCCATTTCCACCTCCTCCCCTCCACTCTCTTTGCTGCTCTTCTCATCTTTCTAACCACCCTCTACTTCACAACCCGTCCTCGTAAAGTCTTCCTCCTCGATTTCGCTTGCTACAAACCCGACCCTTCTCTGATATGCACACGAGAAACATTCATGGACCGGTCTCAGAAAGTAGGTATCTTTACAGAAGACAACCTCGCTTTCCAACAAAAGATCCTCGAACGTTCCGGTTTAGGGCAGAACACCTACTTCCCGGAGGCTCTCTTACGTGTCCCCCCGAATCCATGTATGTCGGAAGCGAGGAAAGAAGCGGAGACGGTTATGTTTGGAGCGATAGACGCAGTGCTTGAGAAAACAGGAGTCAAGCCTAAGGATATTGGAATACTTGTGGTGAATTGTAGCTTGTTTAATCCAACGCCTTCTCTTTCGGCTATGATCGTGAATAAATATAAGCTTAGAGGAAACATTTTGAGCTATAATCTTGGTGGTATGGGTTGTAGTGCTGGTCTTATCTCCATTGACCTCGCTAAACAGCTTCTTCAG GTCCAAGCAAACTCATATGCACTAGTAGTGAGCACAGAGAACATAACCCTAAACTGGTACTTGGGCAACGACCGATCAATGCTTCTCTCAAACTGCATTTTCCGAATGGGCGGCGCAGCCGTTCTCCTCTCTAATCGCTCCTCCGACCGCCGCCGCTCAAAGTATCAGTTAATCCACACTGTCCGCACTCACAAAGGAGCTGACGACAACGCCTTTAACTGCGTTTACCAACGCGAGGACAACAACGACAACAACAAAATAGGTGTATCCCTCTCCAAAAACCTAATGGCTATAGCTGGAGAAGCTCTCAAAACGAACATCACCACGCTCGGACCGCTTGTCCTACCGATGTCAGAGCAACTTCTCTTTTTCATGACACTCGTGGCTCGGAAAGTATTCAAAGCCAAGAAAATAAAACCTTATATTCCTGACTTCAAGCTAGCTTTCGAGCATTTCTGCATCCACGCGGGAGGGAGAGCGGTGCTGGATGAGATCGAGAAGAACTTGGATCTTTCTGAGTGGCATATGGAGCCTTCGAGGATGACTTTGAACAGGTTTGGGAACACGTCGAGTAGCTCGCTGTGGTATGAGCTTGCGTATAGTGAAGCTAAAGGGAGGATCAAGAGAGGAGATAGGACTTGGCAGATTGCCTTTGGGTCAGGTTTTAAGTGTAACAGTGCGGTTTGGAAAGCTTTGAGGAGTGTTGATCCGTCCAAGGAGAAGAAGACTAATCCATGGGTGGATGAGATTCATGAGTTTCCAGTTCAGGTTCCTAGGGTGTCTCTAGTGTCGTCATCTTCGTCCGAGTCTTGA